The following are from one region of the Diceros bicornis minor isolate mBicDic1 chromosome 37, mDicBic1.mat.cur, whole genome shotgun sequence genome:
- the CAPN10 gene encoding calpain-10 isoform X1, which yields MRAPARELFRDASFPASDSSLFSSFSTPLAQFREDITWRRPQEICATPRLFPDNPQEGQVKQGLLGDCWFLCACAALQKSRHLLDQVIPPGQPGWLDQTYRGSFTCRIWQFGRWVEVTIDDRLPCLAGRLCFSRCQREDVFWLPLLEKVYAKVYGSYEHLWAGQVADALVDLTGGLAERWNLKDLARTSDQQDRPGGSEHRTCRQLLSLKDRCLISCSVLSPRAAVFCPGARELGEFHAFIVSDLRELQGRAGQSVLLLRIQNPWGRRCWQGPWREGGEGWSRVDPADEAELLSQLQEGEFWVEEEEFLREFDEVTVGYPVTEAGHLQSLYSEKVLCHTQELPGAWVKGQSAGGCRNNSGFPSNPKFWLRVSEPSEVYVAVLQRPRRRTADWAGRARAPAGAGCTSWSPESFPGKDYQAVGLHIWKVEKRRVSLPRVLSAPPVAGTVCHAYDREVHLRCELSSGYYLAVPSTFLKDVPGQFLLRVFSSGRISLSAIKPATKSPAPGEALPAGEWETVRLQGSWRIGQTAGGSRNFASYPTNPCFPFSVSEGTGPRCVRITLHQHCRNSKYHPIGFHIFQVPVDGGSQGAPSLLLQEPLLSCVPHCYAQEVSRLCHLSVGTYRIVPSTYLPDTEGDFTVTIATRIDRQSIHSQEMLGQLLQEASFMAVMKT from the exons ATGCGGGCGCCGGCCAGGGAGCTCTTCCGGGACGCCTCTTTCCCCGCCTCGGACTCCTCGCTGTTCTCCAGCTTCTCCACGCCGCTGGCCCAGTTCCGGGAGGACATCACTTGGAGGCGTCCCCAG GAAATTTGTGCCACGCCCCGGCTGTTTCCAGATAACCCACAGGAAGGACAGGTGAAGCAAGGCCTGCTGGGGGACTGCTGGTTCCTGTGCGCCTGCGCTGCCCTGCAGAAGAGCCGCCACCTCCTGGACCAG GTCATTCCTCCAGGACAGCCGGGCTGGCTCGACCAGACGTACCGTGGCTCCTTCACCTGTCGAATTTGGCAGTTTGGACGCTGGGTGGAGGTGACCATAGATGACCGTCTGCCTTGTCTTGCAGGGAGACTCTGCTTCTCCCGGTGCCAGAGAGAGGATGTGTTCTGGCTTCCCTTGCTGGAGAAGGTCTATGCCAA GGTCTATGGGTCCTATGAGCACCTGTGGGCAGGGCAGGTGGCGGATGCCCTGGTGGACCTAACTGGTGGCCTGGCAGAAAGGTGGAACCTGAAGGATTTGGCAAGAACCAGTGACCAACAGGACAGGCCTGGGGGATCAGAACACAGGACTTGTCGGCAGCTGCTCAGCCTGAAGGACCGGTGTCTGATAAGCTGCTCGGTGCTCAGCCCTAGAGCAG CTGTTTTTTGCCCAGGTGCCAGGGAGCTGGGGGAGTTTCATGCCTTCATTGTCTCGGATCTGCGAGAACTCCAGGGTCGGGCCGGTCAGAGTGTCCTGCTGCTGCGGATCCAGAACCCCTGGGGCCGGCGGTGCTGGCAGGGGCCCTGGAGAGAGGG GGGCGAAGGGTGGAGCCGAGTGGACCCAGCAGATGAGGCCGAGCTGCTGTCCCAGCTCCAGGAGGGGGAGTtctgggtggaggaggaggagttccTCCGGGAGTTTGATGAAGTCACCGTTGGCTACCCCGTCACCGAGGCCGGCCACCTGCAGAGCCTCTACTCAG AGAAGGTACTGTGTCACACTCAGGAGCTGCCCGGGGCCTGGGTCAAGGGGCAGTCGGCAGGAGGCTGCCGGAACAACAGCGGCTTTCCCAGCAACCCCAAGTTCTGGCTGCGGGTCTCAGAGCCGAGTGAGGTGTACGTTGCCGTCCTGCAGAGGCCCAGGAGGCGCACGGCAGACTGGGCAGGCCGGGCCCGGGCTCCGGCAGGGGCCGGCTGTACCTCGTGGAGCCCAGAGAGCTTCCCAGGCAAGGACTACCAGGCTGTGGGACTGCATATCTGGAAG GTGGAGAAGCGACGAGTCAGCCTGCCCAGGGTCCTGTCTGCACCGCCTGTGGCTGGCACCGTGTGCCATGCGTACGACCGGGAGGTCCACCTGCGCTGTGAGCTCTCCTCAGGCTACTACCTGGCTGTCCCCAGCACCTTCCTGAAGGACGTGCCAGGGCAGTTCCTGCTCCGGGTCTTCTCTAGCGGGAGAATCTCCCTCAG TGCCATCAAGCCGGCGACAAAGAGCCCTGCCCCTGGGGAGGCCCTGCCCGCTGGGGAGTGGGAGACTGTGCGACTTCAGGGCTCATGGAGAATCGGCCAGACGGCAGGGGGCAGCAGGAACTTTGCCTCCTACCCCACCAACCCCTGCTTCCCCTTCTCGGTCTCTGAGGGCACGGGCCCCCGCTGTGTCCGAATCACTCTACACCAGCACTGCCGGAACAGCAAGTACCACCCCATCGGCTTCCACATCTTCCAG GTTCCGGTGGATGGTGGGAGCCAGGGTGCACCCTCCCTGCTGCTCCAGGAGCCTCTGCTGAGCTGTGTGCCACATTGCTACGCCCAGGAAGTGAGCCGGCTCTGCCACCTGTCTGTTGGGACCTACAGGATTGTGCCCTCCACCTACCTGCCAGACACAGAGGGGGACTTCACGGTGACCATAGCCACCAGGATAGACAG GCAGTCCATTCACAGCCAGGAAATGCTGGGGCAGCTCCTCCAGGAG GCCTCCTTTATGGCGGTGATGAAAACCTAA
- the CAPN10 gene encoding calpain-10 isoform X2, protein MRAPARELFRDASFPASDSSLFSSFSTPLAQFREDITWRRPQEICATPRLFPDNPQEGQVKQGLLGDCWFLCACAALQKSRHLLDQVIPPGQPGWLDQTYRGSFTCRIWQFGRWVEVTIDDRLPCLAGRLCFSRCQREDVFWLPLLEKVYAKVYGSYEHLWAGQVADALVDLTGGLAERWNLKDLARTSDQQDRPGGSEHRTCRQLLSLKDRCLISCSVLSPRAGARELGEFHAFIVSDLRELQGRAGQSVLLLRIQNPWGRRCWQGPWREGGEGWSRVDPADEAELLSQLQEGEFWVEEEEFLREFDEVTVGYPVTEAGHLQSLYSEKVLCHTQELPGAWVKGQSAGGCRNNSGFPSNPKFWLRVSEPSEVYVAVLQRPRRRTADWAGRARAPAGAGCTSWSPESFPGKDYQAVGLHIWKVEKRRVSLPRVLSAPPVAGTVCHAYDREVHLRCELSSGYYLAVPSTFLKDVPGQFLLRVFSSGRISLSAIKPATKSPAPGEALPAGEWETVRLQGSWRIGQTAGGSRNFASYPTNPCFPFSVSEGTGPRCVRITLHQHCRNSKYHPIGFHIFQVPVDGGSQGAPSLLLQEPLLSCVPHCYAQEVSRLCHLSVGTYRIVPSTYLPDTEGDFTVTIATRIDRQSIHSQEMLGQLLQEASFMAVMKT, encoded by the exons ATGCGGGCGCCGGCCAGGGAGCTCTTCCGGGACGCCTCTTTCCCCGCCTCGGACTCCTCGCTGTTCTCCAGCTTCTCCACGCCGCTGGCCCAGTTCCGGGAGGACATCACTTGGAGGCGTCCCCAG GAAATTTGTGCCACGCCCCGGCTGTTTCCAGATAACCCACAGGAAGGACAGGTGAAGCAAGGCCTGCTGGGGGACTGCTGGTTCCTGTGCGCCTGCGCTGCCCTGCAGAAGAGCCGCCACCTCCTGGACCAG GTCATTCCTCCAGGACAGCCGGGCTGGCTCGACCAGACGTACCGTGGCTCCTTCACCTGTCGAATTTGGCAGTTTGGACGCTGGGTGGAGGTGACCATAGATGACCGTCTGCCTTGTCTTGCAGGGAGACTCTGCTTCTCCCGGTGCCAGAGAGAGGATGTGTTCTGGCTTCCCTTGCTGGAGAAGGTCTATGCCAA GGTCTATGGGTCCTATGAGCACCTGTGGGCAGGGCAGGTGGCGGATGCCCTGGTGGACCTAACTGGTGGCCTGGCAGAAAGGTGGAACCTGAAGGATTTGGCAAGAACCAGTGACCAACAGGACAGGCCTGGGGGATCAGAACACAGGACTTGTCGGCAGCTGCTCAGCCTGAAGGACCGGTGTCTGATAAGCTGCTCGGTGCTCAGCCCTAGAGCAG GTGCCAGGGAGCTGGGGGAGTTTCATGCCTTCATTGTCTCGGATCTGCGAGAACTCCAGGGTCGGGCCGGTCAGAGTGTCCTGCTGCTGCGGATCCAGAACCCCTGGGGCCGGCGGTGCTGGCAGGGGCCCTGGAGAGAGGG GGGCGAAGGGTGGAGCCGAGTGGACCCAGCAGATGAGGCCGAGCTGCTGTCCCAGCTCCAGGAGGGGGAGTtctgggtggaggaggaggagttccTCCGGGAGTTTGATGAAGTCACCGTTGGCTACCCCGTCACCGAGGCCGGCCACCTGCAGAGCCTCTACTCAG AGAAGGTACTGTGTCACACTCAGGAGCTGCCCGGGGCCTGGGTCAAGGGGCAGTCGGCAGGAGGCTGCCGGAACAACAGCGGCTTTCCCAGCAACCCCAAGTTCTGGCTGCGGGTCTCAGAGCCGAGTGAGGTGTACGTTGCCGTCCTGCAGAGGCCCAGGAGGCGCACGGCAGACTGGGCAGGCCGGGCCCGGGCTCCGGCAGGGGCCGGCTGTACCTCGTGGAGCCCAGAGAGCTTCCCAGGCAAGGACTACCAGGCTGTGGGACTGCATATCTGGAAG GTGGAGAAGCGACGAGTCAGCCTGCCCAGGGTCCTGTCTGCACCGCCTGTGGCTGGCACCGTGTGCCATGCGTACGACCGGGAGGTCCACCTGCGCTGTGAGCTCTCCTCAGGCTACTACCTGGCTGTCCCCAGCACCTTCCTGAAGGACGTGCCAGGGCAGTTCCTGCTCCGGGTCTTCTCTAGCGGGAGAATCTCCCTCAG TGCCATCAAGCCGGCGACAAAGAGCCCTGCCCCTGGGGAGGCCCTGCCCGCTGGGGAGTGGGAGACTGTGCGACTTCAGGGCTCATGGAGAATCGGCCAGACGGCAGGGGGCAGCAGGAACTTTGCCTCCTACCCCACCAACCCCTGCTTCCCCTTCTCGGTCTCTGAGGGCACGGGCCCCCGCTGTGTCCGAATCACTCTACACCAGCACTGCCGGAACAGCAAGTACCACCCCATCGGCTTCCACATCTTCCAG GTTCCGGTGGATGGTGGGAGCCAGGGTGCACCCTCCCTGCTGCTCCAGGAGCCTCTGCTGAGCTGTGTGCCACATTGCTACGCCCAGGAAGTGAGCCGGCTCTGCCACCTGTCTGTTGGGACCTACAGGATTGTGCCCTCCACCTACCTGCCAGACACAGAGGGGGACTTCACGGTGACCATAGCCACCAGGATAGACAG GCAGTCCATTCACAGCCAGGAAATGCTGGGGCAGCTCCTCCAGGAG GCCTCCTTTATGGCGGTGATGAAAACCTAA
- the CAPN10 gene encoding calpain-10 isoform X3, which yields MFVSHGLLLPFPVRGRLCFSRCQREDVFWLPLLEKVYAKVYGSYEHLWAGQVADALVDLTGGLAERWNLKDLARTSDQQDRPGGSEHRTCRQLLSLKDRCLISCSVLSPRAAVFCPGARELGEFHAFIVSDLRELQGRAGQSVLLLRIQNPWGRRCWQGPWREGGEGWSRVDPADEAELLSQLQEGEFWVEEEEFLREFDEVTVGYPVTEAGHLQSLYSEKVLCHTQELPGAWVKGQSAGGCRNNSGFPSNPKFWLRVSEPSEVYVAVLQRPRRRTADWAGRARAPAGAGCTSWSPESFPGKDYQAVGLHIWKVEKRRVSLPRVLSAPPVAGTVCHAYDREVHLRCELSSGYYLAVPSTFLKDVPGQFLLRVFSSGRISLSAIKPATKSPAPGEALPAGEWETVRLQGSWRIGQTAGGSRNFASYPTNPCFPFSVSEGTGPRCVRITLHQHCRNSKYHPIGFHIFQVPVDGGSQGAPSLLLQEPLLSCVPHCYAQEVSRLCHLSVGTYRIVPSTYLPDTEGDFTVTIATRIDRQSIHSQEMLGQLLQEASFMAVMKT from the exons ATGTTTGTCTCTCATGGTCTCCTTTTGCCTTTCCCCGTGCGCG GGAGACTCTGCTTCTCCCGGTGCCAGAGAGAGGATGTGTTCTGGCTTCCCTTGCTGGAGAAGGTCTATGCCAA GGTCTATGGGTCCTATGAGCACCTGTGGGCAGGGCAGGTGGCGGATGCCCTGGTGGACCTAACTGGTGGCCTGGCAGAAAGGTGGAACCTGAAGGATTTGGCAAGAACCAGTGACCAACAGGACAGGCCTGGGGGATCAGAACACAGGACTTGTCGGCAGCTGCTCAGCCTGAAGGACCGGTGTCTGATAAGCTGCTCGGTGCTCAGCCCTAGAGCAG CTGTTTTTTGCCCAGGTGCCAGGGAGCTGGGGGAGTTTCATGCCTTCATTGTCTCGGATCTGCGAGAACTCCAGGGTCGGGCCGGTCAGAGTGTCCTGCTGCTGCGGATCCAGAACCCCTGGGGCCGGCGGTGCTGGCAGGGGCCCTGGAGAGAGGG GGGCGAAGGGTGGAGCCGAGTGGACCCAGCAGATGAGGCCGAGCTGCTGTCCCAGCTCCAGGAGGGGGAGTtctgggtggaggaggaggagttccTCCGGGAGTTTGATGAAGTCACCGTTGGCTACCCCGTCACCGAGGCCGGCCACCTGCAGAGCCTCTACTCAG AGAAGGTACTGTGTCACACTCAGGAGCTGCCCGGGGCCTGGGTCAAGGGGCAGTCGGCAGGAGGCTGCCGGAACAACAGCGGCTTTCCCAGCAACCCCAAGTTCTGGCTGCGGGTCTCAGAGCCGAGTGAGGTGTACGTTGCCGTCCTGCAGAGGCCCAGGAGGCGCACGGCAGACTGGGCAGGCCGGGCCCGGGCTCCGGCAGGGGCCGGCTGTACCTCGTGGAGCCCAGAGAGCTTCCCAGGCAAGGACTACCAGGCTGTGGGACTGCATATCTGGAAG GTGGAGAAGCGACGAGTCAGCCTGCCCAGGGTCCTGTCTGCACCGCCTGTGGCTGGCACCGTGTGCCATGCGTACGACCGGGAGGTCCACCTGCGCTGTGAGCTCTCCTCAGGCTACTACCTGGCTGTCCCCAGCACCTTCCTGAAGGACGTGCCAGGGCAGTTCCTGCTCCGGGTCTTCTCTAGCGGGAGAATCTCCCTCAG TGCCATCAAGCCGGCGACAAAGAGCCCTGCCCCTGGGGAGGCCCTGCCCGCTGGGGAGTGGGAGACTGTGCGACTTCAGGGCTCATGGAGAATCGGCCAGACGGCAGGGGGCAGCAGGAACTTTGCCTCCTACCCCACCAACCCCTGCTTCCCCTTCTCGGTCTCTGAGGGCACGGGCCCCCGCTGTGTCCGAATCACTCTACACCAGCACTGCCGGAACAGCAAGTACCACCCCATCGGCTTCCACATCTTCCAG GTTCCGGTGGATGGTGGGAGCCAGGGTGCACCCTCCCTGCTGCTCCAGGAGCCTCTGCTGAGCTGTGTGCCACATTGCTACGCCCAGGAAGTGAGCCGGCTCTGCCACCTGTCTGTTGGGACCTACAGGATTGTGCCCTCCACCTACCTGCCAGACACAGAGGGGGACTTCACGGTGACCATAGCCACCAGGATAGACAG GCAGTCCATTCACAGCCAGGAAATGCTGGGGCAGCTCCTCCAGGAG GCCTCCTTTATGGCGGTGATGAAAACCTAA